The following are encoded in a window of Methanomassiliicoccales archaeon genomic DNA:
- a CDS encoding RNA repair domain-containing protein → MFPKEILNELKWRPGYDLAKAEVHILHRGAPDNTRIISGAEIRELDRYYFKVGNIAIPYHRVVKILYEGKTLYESRKLRSKNNKECL, encoded by the coding sequence ATGTTCCCCAAAGAAATATTAAACGAACTTAAGTGGCGGCCAGGTTACGACCTTGCAAAAGCTGAGGTTCATATTTTGCACCGCGGGGCACCAGACAACACACGAATCATTTCAGGTGCGGAGATAAGAGAATTAGATAGGTATTATTTCAAAGTAGGTAATATTGCAATACCGTATCACAGAGTCGTTAAAATATTGTATGAAGGAAAAACTCTTTATGAATCTCGGAAACTTAGATCAAAAAATAATAAAGAGTGTCTATAA
- the ade gene encoding adenine deaminase — protein sequence MRLHIIEGQLVDVASEEIIPARVIVQGEKIVGIEELSEAPDRYILPGFIDAHIHIESSLLCPSRFSEAAVPHGTTCIITDPHEIANVLGMEGIRYMIDDAKRTPMRIYFTAPSCVPATKIETSGAILTWREIYELLMLNEVVALGEVMDVQSVLEYKDEILKKIEIARILGKPIDGHAPGLTGFDLDQYISVGISTDHECLTLDEATEKYRKGMKIMIREGSTSKNLKQLAPFADKREFFLVSDDLDVIDLEKGHLDRLLKKAVECGIDSISAIQAVTIRPSKHYGLPIGLIEVGKPADIVIVNNLCEFNVLEVYINGILCALGKRRLFDLNPQKLNYKMVEQRIFEKDLELRVDQRSGKAKVRVIKAVPDQAVSFSDTAELKIVDGTVQPSIEDDVLLVAVVCRYRQKKPAIGFIRGFGLKRGAIASTVAHDAHNIIAVGTELKSMAFAIEYVSRVGGFFATDGHESICVELPIAGLMSNERSDSLGRKMIRILEFVRSLGCDFDAPFMTLSFQSLVVLPEIKICDMGLFDSRKFRFVDPIIELEQ from the coding sequence ATGCGTCTGCATATAATAGAAGGACAACTTGTCGATGTTGCGAGCGAAGAGATAATCCCCGCGCGTGTCATAGTTCAGGGAGAGAAGATCGTCGGCATCGAAGAGTTATCAGAAGCACCAGATCGTTATATTCTCCCTGGTTTCATCGATGCACATATTCATATAGAGTCCTCCCTCCTGTGTCCTTCAAGATTTTCGGAAGCAGCTGTTCCCCATGGAACCACATGCATCATAACCGATCCACATGAAATTGCAAACGTTCTTGGGATGGAAGGGATAAGATACATGATTGATGATGCGAAAAGAACTCCGATGCGCATATATTTTACCGCTCCTTCCTGCGTTCCAGCTACCAAAATAGAGACTTCTGGAGCGATACTTACATGGAGAGAAATTTACGAATTGCTCATGCTAAATGAAGTTGTAGCTCTCGGCGAAGTTATGGATGTTCAATCCGTTCTCGAATATAAAGATGAAATTCTTAAAAAAATTGAAATAGCGAGGATTCTCGGAAAACCTATCGATGGACACGCACCCGGATTAACTGGCTTTGATCTTGATCAATATATTTCTGTTGGTATCTCAACCGACCATGAATGTTTGACTCTGGATGAAGCAACTGAAAAGTATCGCAAAGGAATGAAAATAATGATAAGAGAAGGTTCAACATCAAAGAATCTAAAGCAACTCGCACCTTTTGCTGATAAAAGAGAATTCTTTCTCGTATCGGACGATCTCGATGTGATTGATCTCGAAAAGGGTCATCTAGATCGTCTTCTTAAGAAAGCAGTTGAATGTGGTATTGACTCCATATCAGCAATTCAGGCCGTAACGATAAGGCCCTCAAAACATTACGGTCTTCCAATTGGACTCATCGAAGTGGGAAAACCTGCGGACATCGTCATTGTCAATAATCTTTGTGAATTCAATGTTTTGGAGGTTTACATAAACGGCATTTTATGTGCGCTGGGTAAAAGAAGACTTTTTGACCTGAACCCTCAGAAATTGAATTATAAAATGGTAGAACAACGTATATTTGAAAAGGATCTCGAGCTTCGTGTCGATCAGCGATCAGGTAAAGCGAAAGTAAGGGTGATTAAAGCCGTTCCAGATCAAGCCGTGAGTTTTTCGGATACAGCCGAGTTAAAAATAGTTGATGGAACTGTTCAACCTTCTATAGAAGACGATGTCCTGCTAGTTGCTGTCGTTTGTAGGTACAGGCAAAAGAAACCTGCAATTGGATTTATTCGAGGTTTTGGATTGAAAAGGGGGGCAATTGCCTCTACTGTGGCACACGATGCTCACAATATCATTGCTGTTGGTACTGAATTGAAATCGATGGCTTTTGCTATTGAGTATGTATCCAGGGTCGGAGGGTTTTTTGCAACAGATGGACATGAGTCAATTTGCGTAGAACTGCCCATCGCGGGACTCATGAGTAACGAGCGGTCTGATTCCCTAGGGAGGAAAATGATACGAATTCTTGAGTTCGTAAGGAGCCTTGGTTGCGATTTTGATGCACCCTTTATGACGCTATCATTTCAAAGTCTTGTAGTGTTGCCAGAGATCAAGATTTGTGATATGGGTCTTTTCGACTCAAGAAAATTCAGATTTGTCGATCCGATTATAGAATTAGAACAATAA
- a CDS encoding phosphoribosyltransferase — protein sequence MSDLERFKTKIVTWDEISKWTLDVARQIKDCNYNPTVIVGLTRGGWIPARLLCDYLHVKKLYAIKTEHWGITANQSGKALLTQELNASIDDENVLIVDDITDTGESLKLAIKHVDALNPKTIQTATLLHITRSQIEPDYYSVKVPATQWTWFIFPWNLHEDMRTLLPKTLSDGKAEDEIRKAFMDQFEIDVSEELVRETLKDLEAEGKVKRKGRIWVRIS from the coding sequence ATGTCCGATCTCGAGAGATTCAAGACAAAGATCGTCACATGGGATGAAATTTCAAAATGGACATTAGATGTCGCCCGCCAGATTAAAGACTGCAATTACAATCCGACTGTCATCGTAGGTCTGACAAGAGGGGGGTGGATACCAGCAAGATTGTTGTGCGATTATCTCCACGTCAAAAAACTTTATGCTATTAAAACTGAGCACTGGGGGATAACTGCAAATCAAAGCGGAAAGGCCCTCCTCACGCAGGAGCTTAATGCTAGTATCGATGATGAGAATGTGCTTATCGTTGACGATATTACTGATACTGGCGAAAGTCTGAAGCTTGCAATAAAACACGTTGACGCACTGAATCCAAAAACGATTCAGACGGCTACTTTATTACACATTACCCGATCTCAGATAGAGCCGGACTATTACTCAGTCAAGGTTCCAGCGACGCAGTGGACTTGGTTCATATTTCCATGGAACCTGCATGAGGACATGAGGACCTTATTACCAAAGACTTTGAGTGACGGCAAAGCTGAGGATGAAATTCGAAAGGCATTCATGGACCAGTTCGAAATCGACGTCTCTGAAGAACTGGTGCGGGAAACACTCAAAGATTTAGAAGCCGAAGGAAAGGTCAAAAGGAAGGGAAGAATCTGGGTAAGAATCTCATAG
- the hpt gene encoding hypoxanthine/guanine phosphoribosyltransferase, whose product MLHKLKRELEQSPVIRLGNYDYFVSPITDGIPKMDPDILAEVIEAIIEVGDFDCDMITTPEAMGIPIAVGLSQRLHIPYNVIRKRRYRLPGEITVSQRTGYSATDLYINGIKKGDKIVFVDDVLSTGGTLIAIISALIELGAIIKDVIIVVEKGNAKSKIEKTTGVRIKTLVRVDVRDGRVVVST is encoded by the coding sequence ATGCTCCATAAACTCAAGAGAGAGCTCGAACAATCTCCCGTGATTCGATTGGGCAACTACGATTATTTTGTGAGTCCGATCACAGATGGTATTCCAAAAATGGATCCTGACATCTTGGCTGAGGTCATTGAAGCAATAATTGAAGTCGGCGATTTTGATTGCGACATGATCACGACACCCGAAGCCATGGGAATACCGATTGCTGTTGGCCTTTCTCAAAGGCTACACATTCCATATAATGTTATCAGAAAGAGAAGATATAGACTCCCCGGTGAAATCACTGTTAGCCAACGTACAGGATACTCTGCGACAGATCTGTATATAAATGGAATAAAAAAAGGAGATAAAATCGTCTTCGTCGATGATGTTTTGAGCACTGGCGGTACATTAATAGCAATCATATCAGCATTGATCGAACTTGGTGCGATTATTAAAGATGTAATCATTGTCGTCGAAAAAGGAAACGCGAAGTCGAAGATAGAAAAAACGACTGGTGTGCGGATTAAGACTCTTGTAAGAGTAGATGTAAGGGATGGTAGGGTAGTCGTATCTACTTGA
- a CDS encoding ABC transporter permease has product MSILSNITRRSIMVWRRNRDVFFTTWKTNFLPPFLEPILYLVAMGLGFGILIGKVEYEGIMVEYAMFLAPGLVAISSMYSAFFECTYGSYVRMHYQKTFDAIIATPLSIEDVIAGEMFWGATKSFLNSTIVLVVVCIAGLARFPGILIVPFIGFLSGLMFAAIAMIFTALVPNIDSFNYPFFLLITPMFLFSGTFFPLSVLPGWGQALAELLPLTHSTRLIRDLSYNMIGWTDLLGVIYIIMLTGITFVVAIILMRRRLIK; this is encoded by the coding sequence TTGAGTATTCTTTCAAACATTACAAGAAGATCTATCATGGTCTGGAGAAGGAATCGGGACGTATTCTTTACCACATGGAAGACAAATTTTCTGCCCCCTTTCCTTGAGCCAATTCTATATTTGGTAGCGATGGGTCTGGGTTTCGGGATATTGATCGGGAAAGTGGAATATGAGGGGATAATGGTTGAATATGCAATGTTCTTAGCCCCAGGTCTCGTAGCAATTTCCTCGATGTACTCAGCATTTTTTGAATGCACTTACGGTTCGTATGTGAGAATGCATTATCAGAAAACATTCGATGCAATCATTGCTACGCCCCTTAGCATTGAGGATGTGATAGCCGGAGAAATGTTTTGGGGCGCTACGAAGAGCTTCTTAAATTCGACAATTGTGCTTGTCGTTGTTTGCATCGCGGGCCTGGCGAGATTTCCGGGAATTCTTATTGTGCCATTCATTGGATTCTTGTCTGGGCTTATGTTTGCCGCCATTGCCATGATTTTCACCGCTCTGGTCCCCAATATAGACTCATTCAACTACCCTTTCTTCCTCCTTATTACTCCGATGTTCCTCTTTAGCGGGACCTTCTTCCCCCTGAGCGTACTGCCTGGTTGGGGACAAGCCCTGGCTGAGCTTCTTCCACTCACTCACTCAACGAGGCTTATCAGAGATCTCAGTTACAACATGATAGGATGGACGGATCTCCTTGGAGTGATCTATATTATAATGCTAACTGGAATAACTTTTGTTGTGGCAATCATACTGATGAGGAGACGCCTTATCAAGTAG
- a CDS encoding ATP-binding cassette domain-containing protein, with amino-acid sequence MKVIEALSLTKKYGTLTAVDGVSFYINEGECYGFLGPNGAGKTTVMKMIYCSSPITSGKLSVMGLDVEQKPREVKALIGVAPQENNLDPDFTVLKNLTVYARYFGIEKKVAEKRAVELLEFMQLQEKANVLITELSGGMKRRLIIARALINDPRILILDEPTTGLDPQARHLIWDKIRELRKSGVTVVLTTHYMDEAERLCDRLLIMDRGRILTEGRPADLIVKFSYGSVVEIVEPPVGLEDYLQSRGISFERGLDRIYAYTNSPQELLAPLRNHFQLNHTVIRNSTLEDVFLKLTGRGLRD; translated from the coding sequence ATGAAAGTGATTGAAGCATTGAGTCTTACGAAAAAATATGGAACGTTGACGGCCGTTGATGGGGTTAGCTTTTATATTAACGAAGGCGAGTGCTATGGATTTCTCGGTCCGAATGGTGCTGGCAAGACCACGGTAATGAAAATGATTTACTGCTCCTCTCCAATTACATCTGGTAAATTATCTGTTATGGGATTGGACGTTGAACAGAAACCAAGGGAAGTAAAGGCTCTGATAGGTGTAGCACCCCAGGAAAACAATTTAGATCCAGATTTTACGGTCCTCAAGAATCTTACTGTTTACGCAAGATACTTTGGAATAGAAAAAAAGGTGGCTGAAAAGCGAGCGGTAGAATTGCTTGAATTCATGCAACTCCAGGAAAAGGCGAATGTATTGATAACTGAGCTGTCTGGAGGTATGAAAAGACGTCTCATCATCGCGAGGGCATTGATAAATGATCCTAGAATTTTGATTCTAGACGAACCCACGACAGGTCTCGACCCTCAGGCACGGCATCTTATATGGGATAAAATCAGGGAATTAAGAAAATCAGGAGTCACGGTTGTTTTAACTACCCACTATATGGATGAGGCAGAGCGGCTCTGTGACCGCCTCTTAATCATGGATCGCGGCCGAATACTCACTGAGGGTAGGCCAGCAGATTTGATCGTTAAGTTTTCCTATGGTAGCGTCGTAGAAATCGTTGAGCCACCTGTTGGGCTGGAAGATTATTTGCAGTCTCGCGGGATTTCTTTTGAAAGAGGTTTGGATCGAATTTACGCATATACTAATTCTCCTCAAGAGCTCCTTGCTCCTCTTCGTAATCATTTTCAACTGAACCATACGGTGATAAGAAATTCAACATTGGAGGATGTTTTCTTAAAACTCACTGGAAGGGGGTTGAGAGATTGA
- a CDS encoding tripartite tricarboxylate transporter permease, which produces MEVEFLIYIIPFIILGSFLGIFSGIAPGIHVNTLCAILIQLHPWVAGFINEMKWIPDNEITPVLISSMIISAAVVHSFLDIIPSIFFGAPGDPDCLSVLPGHRLLLSGKGIEALYCAAKGGLIGTFLAILLAYPLYLLMGEPLKVYEHFKPIIPFFLISVIALLVLSEKDEKGSSAIIDVRSGSIDYNPCTIYINKVIPSDNSDVLVSGRILKKNLRSYMLHTPFGYWEIIPTRGINEGFATLKGRWKFKRHYAKKKLIAFILFLSSGILGYVVMNGNLPTYPLFPYGGMDLLFPLLSGLFGVPSLILSLGRSTIPQQDYICRKEEVSYGSATKGAVIGIIVGWIPGITPTTGAVLANLVRRKKRNDVLLSSREFITMVSALGTSATLFNLVALFSIGKGRSGVMLAIEEILQFDSSPLPAINSFQIFLLLLFSGFVSSAIGFVSTLIFGKLITRKFEKIDLDKTNKLILILIVLLVVLLTGLNGALVLATATCLGLLAPLLNIRRVQLTGCLLLPITIFFVDMSI; this is translated from the coding sequence GTGGAAGTAGAATTTCTAATTTATATTATTCCCTTCATCATCCTTGGGAGTTTTCTGGGGATATTTAGTGGGATTGCTCCTGGTATTCATGTAAACACCCTCTGTGCGATCTTAATACAACTGCACCCTTGGGTTGCCGGCTTTATCAATGAAATGAAATGGATACCGGATAACGAAATTACTCCTGTCCTCATCTCTTCCATGATCATATCTGCTGCAGTAGTTCACTCATTTCTTGATATAATACCATCGATTTTCTTCGGCGCGCCAGGAGATCCCGATTGCCTTTCTGTTCTCCCGGGACATAGACTGCTGCTTTCAGGAAAGGGAATTGAGGCTTTATATTGCGCAGCCAAAGGAGGACTCATCGGCACTTTCCTTGCCATTCTTCTAGCTTACCCACTTTATCTTTTGATGGGGGAGCCATTAAAGGTATATGAGCATTTCAAACCGATAATACCTTTTTTTCTAATTTCTGTCATAGCGCTTCTTGTCCTGTCAGAAAAAGATGAAAAAGGTAGTTCCGCAATAATCGACGTACGCTCTGGCTCTATTGATTACAACCCATGCACCATTTACATTAATAAGGTAATTCCGAGCGATAATAGTGATGTCTTGGTCTCTGGAAGAATTTTGAAAAAGAATTTAAGGAGTTATATGTTGCACACTCCCTTTGGCTATTGGGAAATAATTCCCACACGTGGTATCAATGAAGGTTTTGCGACTCTTAAGGGCAGATGGAAATTCAAAAGGCATTATGCAAAAAAGAAATTGATAGCCTTCATCCTCTTTCTTTCGTCGGGCATTCTTGGATATGTTGTTATGAATGGTAACTTGCCAACTTATCCATTATTCCCATATGGAGGTATGGACCTCTTGTTCCCTCTTCTAAGTGGTCTTTTTGGAGTTCCATCGCTGATTCTCTCATTAGGTCGCTCTACAATTCCTCAGCAAGATTACATATGCAGAAAAGAAGAGGTGAGCTATGGCTCCGCTACGAAAGGCGCGGTCATCGGCATAATAGTTGGTTGGATTCCTGGTATTACGCCAACGACAGGAGCAGTGCTCGCAAACCTAGTTCGCCGGAAGAAAAGAAATGACGTGCTTCTTTCTTCAAGGGAATTTATCACAATGGTTTCTGCATTGGGAACATCAGCCACACTCTTCAATCTTGTTGCATTATTCTCTATAGGAAAGGGAAGAAGCGGGGTTATGCTCGCTATCGAAGAAATCCTCCAATTTGACTCTAGTCCTCTTCCTGCAATTAATTCCTTTCAGATTTTTCTGCTACTATTGTTCTCAGGATTCGTTTCATCTGCGATTGGTTTTGTATCGACATTGATCTTTGGAAAGCTCATCACAAGAAAGTTTGAAAAAATAGACTTGGATAAAACTAATAAATTGATTCTCATCCTGATTGTTCTCCTTGTCGTACTATTGACTGGCCTGAACGGTGCTCTAGTACTCGCAACGGCAACTTGTCTGGGACTACTAGCACCTTTGCTCAATATCAGGAGAGTCCAGCTGACGGGGTGCCTTTTATTACCTATTACGATTTTCTTTGTCGATATGAGTATTTAA
- the trpA gene encoding tryptophan synthase subunit alpha, protein MSRISSLFSVLKHRGSGAFVPYICAGDPSLSFSERLGKTLIEAGADMIEIGIPFSDPIADGPIIQGAMKRSLSRGFKTDHLFQLVNRLRGVAEDRPIIVMSYMNPIFRYGIQRFCESVFSAGTDGLLIVDLPLEESVVIDDIAKSVGLEMIRIVSSSSSMDRIAEIVHASSGFIYMVSVPGVTGPKRRFPRSAFTFLKLIKSHTNLPVLLGFGVSNPQQARMAVLSGAEGVVEGSHIIEIYTSNDDTEEALRSIANHVCEMKMAMMLSQY, encoded by the coding sequence ATGAGCAGGATCTCATCTCTTTTCAGTGTTCTCAAACATCGGGGATCTGGTGCATTTGTTCCTTATATTTGTGCTGGTGACCCATCTTTGTCCTTCTCGGAGCGCCTTGGAAAAACTTTAATCGAGGCTGGTGCCGACATGATCGAAATCGGAATACCGTTTTCCGATCCAATAGCCGACGGACCGATCATACAGGGTGCAATGAAAAGATCATTGTCAAGAGGATTCAAAACGGACCATCTTTTCCAGCTTGTGAATAGACTGAGGGGAGTAGCTGAAGACAGGCCGATAATCGTAATGAGTTACATGAACCCGATTTTTCGATACGGAATTCAAAGATTCTGTGAATCTGTATTCTCTGCTGGAACTGACGGGCTCCTGATAGTCGACCTTCCACTGGAGGAATCAGTTGTTATCGACGACATTGCAAAGAGTGTCGGTCTTGAAATGATAAGGATCGTTTCGTCCTCGTCCTCAATGGATCGCATTGCTGAGATTGTTCATGCGAGCTCAGGTTTCATTTATATGGTGTCCGTGCCCGGCGTAACTGGACCAAAGAGGAGATTCCCAAGGAGTGCATTCACGTTCCTAAAATTGATCAAAAGTCATACTAACTTACCCGTCCTTTTGGGTTTTGGAGTATCGAATCCTCAACAAGCGAGAATGGCAGTTCTTTCAGGTGCAGAAGGTGTGGTTGAAGGCTCCCATATAATAGAAATATACACCAGCAATGATGACACCGAGGAAGCTCTACGAAGCATCGCAAACCATGTGTGTGAGATGAAGATGGCAATGATGCTTTCTCAGTATTGA